A genomic window from Candidatus Binatia bacterium includes:
- a CDS encoding NADH-quinone oxidoreductase subunit M: protein MDLPILSLITFSPLVLGLLLLFLPSEPVKIPQRAALAFSLVPFVLALMMLNQFDPAIGELQMTETVSWMPSLGIYYSLGVDGFSLWLVVLTTLLTPVVILGSWTDIRHRVKEFLFFMLLLEWGMLGALVAVDLFLFFMFWELMLFPMAFVLGIWGGPRRYYALVKFVLYTMAGSALMMVAMLYLVLAHAKSGTMTFDIVTLYDTVLTHREETLLFWAFAIAFFIKVPMFPLHTWLPDAHTEAPTGGSVDLAGILLKMGGYAFLRFAIPLFPHAAQEAFPIVIGLSVVGIIYGAMVAYPQPDMKRLVAYSSVSHMGFVMLGLYSFDVMGMTGGVLQMLNHGLTTGGLFLLIGFIYDRTHTRQIAEYGGVWAVVPIFSVLFLIVTMASIGLPGTNSFVGEFMILLGMFRVHPWAAAIATTGVVLGAAYMLTMYKHVVFGPLKNSALESLTDLSPREVLSVLPIVVLIFWIGVYPKPFLNRIEPTVEVLLGRLERAGATRYLADAGDSKDEARVAAR, encoded by the coding sequence ATGGACCTTCCGATCCTCAGTCTGATCACCTTCTCGCCTCTCGTCTTGGGGCTCCTGCTGCTCTTCCTGCCGTCCGAGCCGGTGAAGATCCCGCAACGCGCGGCCTTGGCCTTCTCGCTCGTTCCGTTCGTGCTCGCGCTGATGATGCTGAATCAGTTCGATCCGGCGATCGGCGAGTTGCAGATGACCGAGACGGTGTCGTGGATGCCCTCGCTCGGCATCTACTATTCGCTCGGCGTCGACGGGTTCTCCCTGTGGCTCGTCGTCCTGACGACGTTGCTCACGCCGGTCGTCATCCTCGGTTCCTGGACCGACATCCGGCACCGAGTGAAGGAATTCCTGTTCTTCATGCTCCTGCTGGAGTGGGGGATGCTCGGCGCGCTGGTCGCGGTCGACCTGTTCCTCTTCTTCATGTTCTGGGAGCTGATGCTCTTCCCGATGGCTTTCGTTCTCGGGATCTGGGGCGGCCCGCGTCGCTACTACGCGCTGGTCAAGTTCGTGCTCTACACGATGGCGGGCAGCGCCCTGATGATGGTCGCGATGCTCTACCTCGTCCTCGCCCACGCCAAGTCGGGGACGATGACGTTCGACATCGTGACGCTGTACGACACGGTTCTCACGCACCGCGAGGAAACGCTTCTGTTCTGGGCGTTCGCGATCGCGTTCTTCATCAAGGTTCCGATGTTCCCGCTGCACACCTGGTTGCCCGACGCGCACACCGAGGCGCCCACGGGCGGCTCGGTGGATCTCGCGGGCATCCTGCTCAAGATGGGCGGTTACGCGTTCCTCAGGTTCGCGATTCCTCTCTTCCCGCACGCCGCGCAGGAAGCCTTCCCGATCGTGATCGGGCTGAGCGTCGTGGGAATCATTTACGGGGCGATGGTGGCCTACCCGCAGCCGGACATGAAGCGGTTGGTCGCGTACTCGTCGGTGAGCCACATGGGCTTCGTGATGCTCGGGCTCTACTCCTTCGACGTCATGGGCATGACCGGCGGCGTCCTGCAGATGCTGAACCACGGTCTCACGACCGGCGGGCTGTTCCTGTTGATCGGCTTCATCTACGACCGCACGCACACACGACAGATCGCCGAGTACGGTGGCGTCTGGGCCGTCGTGCCGATCTTCTCCGTGCTCTTCCTGATTGTCACGATGGCATCGATTGGCCTGCCCGGAACGAACAGCTTCGTGGGCGAGTTCATGATCTTGCTCGGCATGTTCCGCGTCCATCCCTGGGCCGCCGCGATCGCGACGACGGGTGTGGTTCTCGGAGCCGCTTACATGCTTACGATGTACAAACACGTGGTCTTCGGGCCGCTCAAGAACTCGGCCCTCGAGAGTCTCACGGATCTGTCTCCCCGTGAGGTGCTATCGGTCCTGCCGATCGTGGTTCTGATCTTCTGGATCGGCGTCTATCCGAAGCCCTTCCTCAATCGCATCGAGCCGACGGTCGAGGTTCTCCTCGGGCGTCTCGAGCGCGCCGGGGCGACGCGTTATCTCGCGGACGCTGGTGACTCGAAGGACGAAGCGCGGGTGGCAGCGCGATGA
- a CDS encoding Ig-like domain-containing protein → MQSKRMISARVLGAAFAVVVGLGLLLVPVAFAANRLAVALNDDPRLDDILIQPSPLTLGPGENAQLTAIGVYEDDTTADLTDVVEWTSRDTDVVTVSATGLVTAIGPGDTDIEVVEPESGTSASEDGEVIVAEIDSVSVSPATATVVEGDTLQLTATATLSDGRTGYDVTDFVRWTSGKVATATVSDTAGTKGLATAHQNGEVLIRAKDLESGNQSPNSEGVITVIEVAPTPTPSPIPTPGQTPSPTPDPGPTPTAVPTPSITQIHLVPLQLNLLPNGATGAIQAIATLSDGTQRDVSSEVVWESNRDHIAGIAAGVVTAGESGSAEIHAHHEASGIDADTKADVWVGEADSLSVSPAGAQVAVGSAVQLSAVRVYDNGLTEDITATATWHSEKDRVATVSDAAGTKGLVSGHERGDAVIIATDPVSGDETDSESGRVEVIDPVPTPTPTQDPSATPTPTPIDLGEVDEINLVPLKLDLLPTGTHTLRAIATMEDGSEIDVTAGCIFESDKERVATVAGAGIVTAVEAGKTKIDAYHPASGKDARKKARIWVGEVESIDISPTGVSVLLGDTKPLLALATYDNGLNEDITDTAEWSSEKARVATVSDGAGSKGFVTGVSRGDAVIVARDPASGKKSKSSSGKVVVFEEGEEDPGDIGTDISYTIGLRDIVLDPASLNLMPGETAFVTATGIYADGSTRDLTEFVKFDSRRSKTAEVDEFGVVTAERGGDTEIRVKEPQTRIKSRVSTRVHVAEMTFIETWPREPLLAPGERIQLLAFASYDNGVEGVDVTGEVKWSSTRTSVAEVEREAPDFGLLTAIGVGETDVTAQHLVTKVKSDRDAGLIRVTLAGAPSPTPTPAPTPTPDPGAPAVVVGQSYTPETIVLQDGETAQIVTSLHYSDGSSDVVNTGLDYGTGDFRVAVVDVTGRVVAKGMGVTHVQITDSVNGFSGTVTVAVREITSLAISPASTGLRVDGSAALEAIATFSDGEIDVDVTNAVEWKSSNPAIASVDENGHVTAHAEGSVRIEVLDRGTRVRSDASTGNVSVVGTLVRVFLTPSRLALPVGGEKNYKAFGVFADGSTIQISDEVQWSIDAGLPPLATISESGRVTAHALGDATVHATDLLTGISSSDSDGSRSLSVVGDLIGIRVSTNTDLTADPPDVVLSAGETKSLKGAGQYAGRVDAFSLGSKLDWVSSDPVAVSVSGSGLVTCQTVGASIISATDPDTGISSAATLGDLVVTCSGQVLGIRTTPDFRDLDYLSTRQLRAYRMLEDGSEIEVTRKVLWTSSDPSIASVIETGGDGGLATAVGDGEVTLLAYDAAFDVSSSASGQVSVIRTRKTRVLLELFPEDDGVGFVGNVGATYGFQARVTYVSGATQGVNLLLTWTSSDPAKVLMGDGSGAFKVNQGQLLAPGTITVTGTYPVDAASATELSVDVVFQVLP, encoded by the coding sequence TTGCAATCGAAACGGATGATCTCAGCCCGTGTCCTCGGGGCCGCTTTTGCGGTCGTCGTGGGTCTCGGGCTCCTGCTTGTCCCGGTGGCCTTCGCGGCGAATCGGCTGGCAGTGGCGCTGAACGACGACCCGCGTCTCGATGACATCCTGATCCAACCCTCCCCGCTGACGCTCGGCCCGGGTGAGAACGCCCAGCTCACAGCGATCGGCGTCTACGAGGACGACACCACCGCCGACCTGACCGACGTGGTCGAGTGGACGTCGCGCGACACCGACGTGGTGACCGTGTCGGCAACCGGCTTGGTGACCGCCATCGGCCCTGGTGACACGGATATCGAAGTCGTGGAGCCCGAGTCCGGGACGAGTGCGAGTGAGGACGGCGAAGTCATCGTCGCCGAGATCGATTCGGTCTCCGTCTCTCCCGCCACCGCTACGGTGGTCGAGGGCGACACGCTGCAACTCACGGCGACCGCGACGCTGAGTGACGGCCGCACCGGGTACGACGTGACGGACTTTGTCCGTTGGACGTCCGGCAAGGTCGCAACCGCTACGGTCTCGGACACGGCCGGCACGAAGGGACTCGCCACCGCCCATCAGAACGGTGAGGTCCTGATCCGCGCGAAGGATCTCGAGTCGGGCAACCAGTCGCCCAACAGCGAGGGCGTGATCACGGTCATCGAGGTCGCCCCCACGCCGACGCCGAGTCCCATTCCGACGCCCGGGCAGACGCCGTCGCCCACGCCGGACCCCGGCCCCACGCCGACTGCGGTTCCGACGCCGTCGATCACGCAGATCCATCTCGTTCCGCTCCAGCTGAACTTGCTGCCGAATGGTGCCACCGGCGCCATCCAGGCGATTGCGACTCTGAGCGACGGAACGCAGCGCGATGTCTCGAGCGAAGTCGTTTGGGAGTCGAACCGCGACCATATCGCCGGCATCGCCGCCGGCGTCGTCACTGCGGGCGAGTCCGGCTCCGCCGAGATCCACGCACACCATGAGGCGAGCGGCATCGACGCCGACACGAAGGCCGACGTCTGGGTCGGTGAGGCCGACAGCCTCTCGGTCTCCCCGGCGGGCGCCCAGGTGGCCGTGGGCAGCGCCGTGCAGCTTTCCGCCGTCCGCGTTTACGACAACGGCCTGACCGAGGACATCACGGCGACCGCGACGTGGCATTCCGAGAAGGACCGCGTCGCGACCGTCTCCGACGCCGCCGGGACCAAGGGACTCGTTTCCGGCCACGAGCGGGGCGACGCCGTCATCATCGCGACGGATCCTGTTTCCGGCGACGAGACCGATTCCGAGTCCGGTCGTGTGGAAGTGATCGATCCGGTTCCGACGCCGACCCCGACACAAGATCCGAGTGCGACGCCGACGCCGACGCCGATCGACCTCGGCGAGGTCGACGAGATCAACCTGGTCCCGCTCAAACTGGACCTGCTTCCAACCGGCACCCATACGCTCCGTGCCATCGCGACGATGGAAGACGGCAGCGAGATTGACGTCACCGCCGGGTGCATCTTCGAGTCGGACAAAGAGCGCGTCGCGACTGTCGCCGGCGCCGGCATCGTCACCGCGGTAGAAGCGGGCAAGACGAAGATCGACGCGTACCATCCTGCGAGCGGCAAGGACGCGCGCAAGAAGGCCCGCATCTGGGTCGGTGAGGTCGAGAGCATCGACATCTCACCGACCGGCGTGAGTGTCCTCCTGGGCGACACCAAACCGCTGCTGGCTCTCGCGACGTACGACAACGGCTTGAACGAGGACATCACCGACACCGCGGAATGGTCGTCCGAGAAGGCGCGCGTTGCGACCGTCTCCGATGGCGCCGGTTCGAAGGGTTTCGTTACCGGCGTGTCTCGCGGCGACGCCGTGATCGTCGCGCGCGATCCGGCATCGGGCAAGAAGTCGAAATCGTCTTCGGGCAAGGTCGTCGTCTTCGAAGAGGGGGAAGAAGATCCCGGCGATATCGGGACTGACATCAGCTACACGATCGGGCTACGTGACATCGTACTCGATCCGGCGTCTTTGAACCTGATGCCCGGAGAGACCGCATTCGTCACGGCGACGGGCATCTACGCAGATGGTTCCACCCGCGATCTCACCGAATTTGTGAAGTTTGATTCGCGCCGAAGCAAGACGGCGGAGGTGGACGAGTTCGGCGTCGTGACGGCGGAGCGGGGCGGCGACACCGAGATCCGCGTGAAGGAACCCCAGACGCGCATCAAGTCGCGGGTTTCGACCCGAGTGCACGTCGCCGAGATGACCTTCATCGAGACCTGGCCGCGCGAGCCGCTTCTCGCGCCCGGCGAGAGGATCCAGTTGCTCGCCTTCGCCAGCTACGACAACGGCGTCGAAGGCGTCGACGTCACAGGTGAAGTGAAGTGGTCTTCGACGCGGACCTCGGTGGCCGAGGTCGAGCGTGAGGCGCCGGACTTTGGACTTCTAACCGCGATCGGCGTCGGCGAAACCGACGTCACCGCTCAGCATCTCGTAACGAAAGTGAAGTCCGACCGGGATGCTGGACTGATTCGCGTGACCCTCGCGGGCGCGCCGTCACCCACCCCGACGCCGGCACCCACCCCGACCCCGGATCCGGGTGCACCCGCCGTCGTGGTGGGCCAGAGCTACACGCCCGAGACGATCGTTCTCCAGGACGGCGAGACCGCCCAGATCGTCACGTCGCTGCACTACTCGGACGGCTCCTCTGACGTCGTCAACACGGGCCTCGACTACGGCACGGGCGACTTCCGTGTCGCCGTCGTCGATGTCACCGGGAGGGTGGTCGCGAAGGGCATGGGCGTCACGCACGTTCAGATCACGGACTCGGTTAATGGCTTCAGCGGTACGGTCACGGTGGCCGTTCGCGAGATCACGAGCCTCGCGATCTCCCCGGCGTCCACCGGCCTGCGTGTCGACGGTTCTGCCGCCCTCGAGGCGATTGCGACGTTCTCCGATGGCGAGATCGACGTCGACGTCACGAATGCGGTCGAATGGAAGTCCAGCAATCCGGCGATCGCTTCCGTCGACGAGAACGGGCACGTGACGGCGCACGCGGAAGGCTCGGTGCGGATCGAAGTGCTCGATCGTGGCACTCGGGTCCGGTCGGATGCGTCCACGGGCAACGTTTCGGTCGTAGGCACTTTGGTTCGGGTCTTCCTCACCCCGAGCAGGCTCGCGCTGCCGGTGGGTGGCGAAAAGAACTACAAAGCGTTCGGTGTCTTCGCGGACGGTTCGACGATTCAGATCTCGGACGAGGTTCAATGGTCGATCGACGCTGGGCTACCGCCTCTCGCGACGATCAGCGAGTCCGGGCGCGTTACCGCGCATGCCCTCGGCGATGCGACGGTTCACGCGACGGATCTTCTGACGGGCATCTCCTCGTCGGACAGCGACGGTAGTCGTTCGCTGTCGGTTGTGGGCGATCTCATCGGCATCAGGGTTTCGACGAATACGGATCTAACCGCCGATCCCCCCGACGTCGTGCTCAGCGCCGGTGAAACCAAGAGTCTGAAGGGGGCCGGTCAGTACGCCGGCCGGGTCGATGCCTTCAGCCTCGGGAGCAAGCTCGATTGGGTCTCGAGCGATCCCGTCGCTGTATCGGTCAGCGGTTCCGGACTCGTCACCTGCCAAACTGTCGGTGCCTCAATCATCTCCGCGACCGACCCGGACACGGGAATTTCGTCGGCCGCTACGCTCGGCGACCTCGTGGTCACCTGCTCCGGCCAGGTTCTCGGCATTCGCACGACGCCGGACTTCCGGGACCTCGACTACCTCAGCACGCGCCAACTGCGCGCCTACCGAATGCTCGAGGACGGAAGCGAGATCGAAGTGACCCGCAAGGTCTTGTGGACCTCAAGTGATCCTTCGATCGCGAGCGTCATCGAGACCGGTGGCGACGGCGGCCTGGCGACGGCCGTCGGAGACGGTGAAGTCACGCTTCTCGCCTACGATGCCGCCTTCGACGTTAGCTCGTCGGCCAGCGGCCAGGTCAGTGTGATCCGGACCCGCAAGACGCGCGTGCTTCTCGAGCTGTTCCCCGAAGACGACGGTGTCGGCTTCGTGGGGAACGTGGGGGCGACGTACGGCTTCCAGGCGCGCGTCACTTACGTCAGTGGTGCGACGCAGGGTGTGAACCTGCTGCTCACGTGGACCTCCTCGGATCCGGCCAAGGTTCTGATGGGCGACGGAAGCGGGGCGTTCAAGGTCAACCAAGGCCAGCTTCTCGCGCCCGGTACGATCACGGTGACAGGCACCTATCCGGTCGACGCCGCATCGGCCACCGAGCTCAGCGTCGACGTTGTCTTCCAGGTTCTGCCTTAG
- a CDS encoding NADH-quinone oxidoreductase subunit N, whose amino-acid sequence MIDIGFGAAEAWAIAPFAIVVVFAMGILLYETFFPDNDRGAELPFWFSILGLSGAAIASLLAWTDGPAAYGGTFSTDGVAVFTNLVCFLAAGLSLMMGVHYMAMVGVRAREFHSLVLFAVAGMIIMGGARDLIVLFLGIEVMSLPAYVLAGIRRQDEKSGEAALKYFLLGAFATSFLLYGIALLYGATASTSYAGIAAALGDAPRLPVLAGIAMLIVALGFKVGVVPFHFWAPDVYQGAPTPVTALMAVGVKAAAVVGTARLFLTALEGLHVEWSMVLWWVAVATMTLGNFVAISQNNVKRMLAYSSVAHAGYLFAAIAAGTSRGGGAVLFYLLTYAFMNLGAFAVVIAMGTKDEPNELLSDFAGLGSRRPLLGGAMVLFLLSLMGIPPLAGFVGKLYIIEALVDAQQVLLAVVLILNSVVSGYYYLRVIMEMFMRDPVKDATEIEPRPYLMLCVAVALFGTVFFGIFPDVALDAARDSFAALR is encoded by the coding sequence ATGATCGACATCGGATTCGGAGCGGCCGAAGCATGGGCCATCGCGCCTTTCGCCATCGTGGTGGTCTTCGCGATGGGGATCTTGCTGTACGAGACGTTCTTCCCGGACAACGACCGCGGCGCCGAGCTGCCCTTCTGGTTCTCGATCCTCGGGCTCTCGGGCGCGGCGATCGCCTCGCTTCTAGCGTGGACCGACGGGCCGGCTGCCTACGGTGGGACGTTCTCGACTGATGGCGTAGCCGTATTCACGAATCTCGTGTGCTTCCTCGCCGCGGGCCTCTCGCTCATGATGGGCGTGCACTACATGGCCATGGTCGGTGTCCGCGCGAGGGAGTTCCATTCGCTCGTATTGTTCGCCGTCGCGGGCATGATCATCATGGGCGGCGCTCGCGACCTGATAGTGCTCTTCCTCGGAATCGAGGTCATGTCGCTCCCGGCGTACGTGCTGGCGGGCATTCGACGACAGGATGAGAAGTCGGGCGAGGCTGCCCTGAAGTACTTCCTCCTCGGTGCGTTCGCGACGAGCTTCCTCCTCTACGGAATTGCGCTGCTCTACGGTGCGACGGCCAGCACCAGCTATGCGGGTATCGCTGCGGCTCTCGGTGATGCGCCGCGCCTGCCGGTTCTCGCCGGCATCGCGATGTTGATCGTCGCGCTCGGCTTCAAGGTCGGCGTCGTGCCGTTCCACTTCTGGGCGCCGGACGTCTATCAGGGCGCGCCGACGCCCGTCACCGCACTCATGGCGGTCGGGGTGAAAGCGGCCGCGGTCGTGGGTACCGCGCGTTTGTTCCTCACGGCCCTCGAAGGACTCCACGTCGAGTGGAGCATGGTGCTGTGGTGGGTCGCGGTTGCGACCATGACGCTCGGCAACTTCGTTGCGATCTCGCAGAACAACGTGAAGCGCATGCTCGCGTACTCGAGTGTCGCGCACGCGGGGTACCTCTTCGCGGCGATCGCGGCCGGTACGAGCCGCGGCGGCGGGGCGGTCCTGTTCTACCTGCTGACGTACGCCTTCATGAACCTCGGCGCCTTCGCGGTGGTGATTGCGATGGGGACCAAGGACGAGCCGAACGAGCTCCTCTCCGACTTCGCTGGACTGGGGAGCCGGCGGCCTCTGCTCGGTGGCGCCATGGTGCTCTTCCTGCTCTCGCTGATGGGCATTCCGCCGCTCGCCGGTTTTGTCGGCAAGCTCTACATCATCGAGGCCCTGGTCGACGCCCAGCAGGTCTTGCTGGCCGTCGTACTGATCCTCAACAGCGTCGTCTCGGGGTATTACTATCTCCGCGTGATCATGGAGATGTTCATGCGGGACCCGGTGAAGGACGCCACCGAGATCGAGCCGCGGCCCTACCTGATGCTGTGCGTTGCGGTCGCCCTCTTCGGCACCGTGTTCTTCGGAATCTTCCCGGACGTGGCTCTGGATGCCGCCCGGGACTCCTTCGCCGCGCTTCGCTGA